A window from Drosophila nasuta strain 15112-1781.00 chromosome 3, ASM2355853v1, whole genome shotgun sequence encodes these proteins:
- the LOC132792417 gene encoding serine protease 1-like has translation MKFAFGILFLGVAFAATTPGAPSEDLIPDNIITNGYTAPEGKAPYIVFLTFRSGDWNAWCGGSIIGNNWVITASHCTKPYNSVTIYYGSLHRNQGQVVLTVSGNNNIINHSSDDIALIRTPHVNFNNAINRVRLPSFSDRNNRYVNRWTTACGWGRTTTTNTPDRLMCVDSQVISNAQCRRTYNSNWVKDQILCVSTTGGRSICAGDSGGPLVTRDDQILIGVTNFYNEGSCTTGKPSGFARVTSHLDWIRQHTGISY, from the coding sequence ATGAAGTTCGCGTTTGGAATTCTGTTTCTCGGAGTTGCCTTTGCAGCCACCACACCTGGAGCCCCTTCTGAGGACTTGATACCCGACAACATCATCACCAATGGCTACACGGCACCCGAGGGTAAAGCTCCCTACATTGTCTTTCTCACATTTCGCAGTGGCGACTGGAACGCTTGGTGTGGTGGCTCCATCATTGGCAACAACTGGGTGATCACCGCTTCGCACTGCACCAAACCCTACAACTCGGTGACCATCTACTACGGTTCACTACATCGTAACCAGGGTCAAGTGGTGCTCACAGTATctggcaacaataacatcatCAATCATTCCAGCGATGATATTGCTCTCATACGCACTCCCCACGTCAACTTCAACAATGCCATCAATCGTGTTCGGCTGCCCAGCTTCAGTGATCGGAATAATCGTTATGTCAATCGTTGGACTACAGCTTGTGGCTGGGGTCGCACAACCACAACTAATACCCCCGATAGGCTGATGTGCGTTGACTCACAGGTGATTTCCAATGCCCAATGTCGACGCACATATAATTCCAACTGGGTGAAGGATCAAATATTGTGTGTGAGCACGACTGGCGGTAGATCCATTTGTGCCGGAGATTCGGGTGGACCTCTAGTCACCAGAGACGATCAGATTTTAATAGGCGTCACCAACTTTTACAATGAAGGCAGTTGCACCACGGGAAAACCTTCGGGATTTGCTCGTGTCACGAGCCATTTGGACTGGATTCGACAACACACGGGCATTTCATATTAA
- the LOC132790751 gene encoding serine protease 1-like encodes MKVLLLVSLLSVAIASADNSTEVPDELDALPDSIITNGYQAARGQAPYIVFLSFGNSFCGGTIIGPTWVVTASHCTKPYNSVTIYYGSLRRAQGEVVHTVRGNNIINHPSDDIALIRTPRVNFNNNIRSIRLPPQSERNNEYVGVTGLACGWGETTSTSTPNRLQCVNLQVISHEECRRTYSSDWAKPQVLCVATPGGKSTCFGDSGGPLTAENNQILIGVTNFVSARGCTSGDPSGFARVTSHLDWINQHTGISY; translated from the coding sequence ATGAAAGTGTTGCTTTTAGTTTCTCTGCTCTCTGTGGCTATTGCCTCCGCAGACAACAGCACCGAGGTGCCTGATGAGTTGGACGCACTTCCCGACAGCATAATTACCAATGGCTATCAGGCAGCTCGGGGCCAAGCTCCCTACATTGTGTTTCTATCTTTTGGCAACTCGTTCTGTGGCGGCACAATTATTGGACCCACCTGGGTGGTGACTGCATCCCACTGCACAAAGCCCTACAATTCGGTGACCATCTACTACGGTTCTCTAAGACGTGCTCAGGGTGAAGTTGTGCACACTGTGCGGGGCAACAATATCATCAACCACCCGAGCGATGATATCGCCTTGATACGCACTCCGCGTgtcaacttcaacaacaatatcagAAGCATTCGACTTCCTCCTCAAAGTGAACGCAATAATGAATATGTAGGAGTAACTGGGTTGGCTTGTGGCTGGGGAGAAACAACCTCAACGAGCACACCCAACAGGCTGCAGTGCGTCAACTTGCAGGTGATCAGCCATGAAGAGTGTCGTCGCACTTACAGTTCGGATTGGGCAAAGCCTCAAGTACTTTGTGTGGCAACTCCTGGCGGCAAATCGACTTGTTTCGGCGACTCAGGTGGCCCTTTGACTGCCGAAAACAATCAAATTTTGATTGGAGTCACCAACTTTGTCTCCGCCAGAGGCTGCACATCTGGAGATCCATCCGGATTTGCTCGTGTCACTAGCCATCTGGACTGGATAAATCAACATACTGGCATTTCGTATTGA
- the LOC132792414 gene encoding peptidyl-prolyl cis-trans isomerase D has protein sequence MTKMDATQHKLLQPVKGSNPLVYLDITIGQESAGRMIIELRKDVVPKTAENFRALCTGERGIGQLGQPLHYKGTRFHTIKRVFAVQGGDLVHNDGTSGESIYGPLFEDENFELTHNDEGVVSMANYGKPHTNNSQFFITAVGCENLNGTNVVVGRVLRGLGIVAEMEQNCTDDAHPTVDIMISDCGELAPDTDWGVDCNDETTDKLPPYPQDWTGKFTKPTSDATVQLLTGLRQSGNHFFQLGRYHEARAKYRKANRYYTMLRKNFDWQQLKGCSDDTDLRKLDDFSVVNNINMAAVELKLENYQYAKYECSEAIRLDPNCSKAFYRRGQAQSAMRNYEEAIKDLKHAHKLLPENKQILNELNSAKQLLAEYNKQQRKALKKLFN, from the exons ATGACAAAAATGGATGCAACGCAACACAAGCTGCTACAGCCCGTGAAGGGTTCGAATCCCTTGGTGTATTTAGATATCACCATTGGCCAGGAAAGcg CGGGACGCATGATAATTGAACTGCGCAAGGATGTTGTGCCAAAGACAGCGGAAAATTTCCGTGCCCTGTGCACAGGAGAACGTGGCATCGGGCAGCTGGGGCAACCACTGCACTACAAGGGCACACGCTTCCACACCATCAAGCGAGTATTTGCCGTCCAAGGCGGCGATCTGGTCCACAATGATGGCACCAGCGGCGAGAGCATCTATGGACCACTCTTCGAGGACGAGAACTTTGAACTGACG CACAATGACGAAGGCGTCGTCAGCATGGCCAACTATGGCAAGCCACACACCAACAACTCACAGTTCTTCATCACAGCCGTTGGCTGCGAAAACCTCAATGGCACCAATGTCGTTGTGGGTCGTGTGCTACGTGGCCTCGGTATTGTGGCCGAAATGGAGCAGAACTGCACGGATGATGCACATCCCACGGTGGACATTATGATCAGCGACTGTGGGGAACTAGCACCAGACACGGATTGGGGAGTAGACTGCAATGATGAGACAACAGACAAACTGCCACCATATCCACAAGATTGGACGGGCAAATTCACGAAGCCAACT TCCGACGCTACAGTTCAGCTGCTCACGGGCTTGCGGCAATCGGGTAATCACTTCTTTCAGCTGGGCAGATATCATGAAGCACGTGCCAAATACCGCAAGGCGAATCGTTACTACACCATGCTGCGCAAGAACTTCGACTGGCAGCAACTCAAGGGCTGCTCTGATGACACGGATCTACGTAAGCTCGACGACTTCTCAGTGGtgaacaacatcaacatggCTGCCGTGGAGCTGAAACTAGAGAATTATCAGTATGCCAAATACGAATGCTCAGAGGCTATACGTCTGGATCCCAATTGCAGCAAGGCGTTCTATAGACGCGGCCAAGCGCAAAGTGCCATGCGAAACTATGAAGAGGCTATCAAGGACCTGAAGCATGCCCACAAATTGCTACCGGAGAACAAACAGATCCTGAACGAACTGAACAGTGCCAAGCAGCTGTTGGCCGAATACAATAAACAGCAACGAAAAGCGCTCAAGAAACTGTTCAATTAG
- the LOC132790519 gene encoding serine protease 1-like translates to MYALLTIFAVAAVAVAADNQTALEEEELKVENIITNGYPAYEGKAPYIVGLRMGKNNNNGRWVGAGTIIAHNWVLTARHCIAEADFAEVHYGSNRAWNGQYNHKVYKPNLILHENSRFDIGLIRTPHVDFHSRVNKVNLPKFSQRNERFVNWWAVACGWGGMANGQLADWLQCIDVQIISNDECRRTYGSGLLDQVLCTRTTGGRATCGGDSGGPLVTHDNPIVVGITAFGVAGPCDAGHPDGFVRVTSHLEWIRDKSGVAYY, encoded by the coding sequence ATGTACGCGCTGCTAACGATTTTTGCTgtggctgcagttgcagttgcagctgacAATCAGACTGCCTTGGAGGAAGAGGAGTTAAAAGTGGAGAACATTATAACCAATGGCTATCCAGCCTACGAGGGCAAGGCACCGTACATTGTGGGTCTAAGGATGGgcaagaataataataacggaCGCTGGGTGGGCGCTGGCACTATCATAGCACACAACTGGGTGCTGACTGCCCGACATTGCATCGCAGAAGCTGACTTCGCGGAAGTACATTACGGTTCTAATCGAGCCTGGAATGGTCAATACAATCACAAGGTCTATAAGCCCAACTTAATTCTACACGAGAATTCGCGATTTGATATTGGTCTTATACGCACTCCTCACGTCGACTTCCACTCGAGGGTGAATAAGGTCAATCTACCCAAGTTCAGTCAACGCAACGAACGCTTCGTGAACTGGTGGGCTGTGGCCTGTGGCTGGGGAGGAATGGCGAATGGACAACTTGCCGACTGGTTGCAGTGCATCGATGTGCAGATCATAAGCAATGACGAATGTCGTCGCACCTATGGATCAGGCTTGCTCGACCAGGTATTGTGCACAAGGACCACGGGTGGCAGGGCCACGTGTGGCGGTGATTCTGGTGGACCTTTGGTCACCCACGACAATCCCATTGTGGTCGGCATCACAGCATTCGGCGTGGCTGGACCCTGTGATGCCGGACATCCCGATGGCTTCGTACGTGTGACCTCCCACCTCGAATGGATACGAGACAAATCTGGGGTGGCATACTACTAA
- the LOC132793054 gene encoding odorant receptor 67b → MQNILDQELQLIDDLPKPGLTWVEYSAYALGINIAPRKRSSRPCGFLRVFALLVNLSIIYSLIQFIMENYTVSFEAYVEAVLLSFQLSVGLVKMMYFHNYMDSCAELVYTTETGDVLKNLGLFELDLPNKRILRKSLGSILSKNWQDIDRQVMFFFKIVCMPVLYYTMRPYFQYVYDCYIIHDTCEMTLTYPAIVPFIKLGKYEFPSYSVRFFLLQSGPFWCFFAVFGFNSLFVVLTRYEACLIKILRYLVQHSTCDSVVPKSLRVPYLRCCARLFARISRHHAQIENLFKYIILVQCVISSILICMLLYKISTIMEVGWVWMGMIMVYLVTITLEISLYNVNAQKVETQSELLFYDWYNCAWYNESEDFKFIIKLMLMFSRKTFVLSVGGFTNLSHKFLVQVFRTSGNFFLLLRNMNNK, encoded by the exons ATGCAGAACATACTGGATCAGGAGTTGCAGCTGATTGACGACTTGCCCAAGCCAGGACTCACCTGGGTGGAATACAGCGCCTACGCATTGGGAATTAACATAGCGCCAAGGAAACGCAGTTCGCGGCCCTGCGGATT tCTACGAGTATTTGCTTTACTGGTGAATTTGAGCATTATATATAGCCTCATTCAATTCATCATGGAAAATTACACGGTGTCCTTTGAAGCTTATGTAGAG GCTGTTCTACTTTCTTTCCAGCTTTCGGTGGGATTAGTAAAAATGATGTACTTTCACAATTATATGGATTCTTGTGCGGAACTTGTATACACCACCGAAACAGGTGATGTGCTCAAGAACTTGGGGCTGTTTGAATTGG ATTTACCCAATAAACGGATATTACGCAAGTCACTGGGTTCCATATTATCCAAAAACTGGCAAGATATTGATCGCCAGGTCATGTTCTTTTTCAAGATTGTCTGTATGCCTGTGCTGTACTATACAATGCGGCCCTACTTTCAATACGTCTACGATTGTTACATAATACACGACACTTGTGAGATGACTTTAA CTTATCCAGCAATTGTGCCATTTATAAAGCTGGGCAAATACGAGTTTCCCTCGTATTCCGTTCGTTTTTTCCTGCTACAGTCTGGGCCCTTTTGGTGTTTCTTTG CTGTATTTGGCTTCAACAGTCTGTTTGTTGTGCTCACCAGATACGAGGCGTGTCTTATAAAGATTCTACGTTATTTGGTGCAACACTCGACATGCGATTCGGTTGTTCCCAAGTCTTTAAGAGTGCCTTATTTACGCTGCTGTGCTCGACTCTTTGCACGCATCTCAAg ACATCATGCCCAAATCGAGAACCTCTTCAAATACATCATTCTTGTACAATGCGTCATAAGCAGCATCTTGATATGCATGTTGCTTTATAAGATCAGCACTATTATG GAAGTGGGCTGGGTTTGGATGGGCATGATTATGGTCTATTTGGTAACTATAACTCTTGAAATCAGTTTATACAATGTCAATGCTCAAAAAGTAGAAACGCAG AGCGAATTACTCTTCTACGATTGGTATAACTGTGCCTGGTATAATGAATCCGAAGACTTTAAGTTCATCATcaagctgatgctgatgttcTCAAGAAAAACGTTTGTGCTCAGCGTGGGCGGATTTACAAATTTGTCACACAAGTTTCTGGTGCAG GTCTTTCGCACCAGTGGAAATTTCTTTCTACTGTTGAGAAACATGAATAACAAATAA
- the LOC132793052 gene encoding laminin subunit gamma-1 — MKRSRRSLSLGSSSMARLLLAGMLLCHCATAAWGMQRQPINSAGGHELRGTTFMPALECYDPYGRPQKCLPEFINAAYQLQIESTNTCGEQGDNHFCTQMMNSNLKNCGVCSYGDHSPAFLTDLHDPQNPSWWQSETMFEGIQHPNHVNLTLHLRKSYDITYVRILFRSPRPESFTIYKRTSEHGPWIPYQYYSATCRDIYSLPDSRAIRKGEGEAHALCTSEYSDISPLIDGEIAFSTLEGRPSGINFERSLELQDWVTATDIRITLDRLNTFGDELFGDSQVLKSYFYAISDIAVGARCKCNGHASKCVASTGMHGERTLVCECRHNTDGPDCDRCLPLYNDVKWKRATSTEVNECKACNCNGFADKCYFDANLFNLTGHGGHCLDCRDNRDGPNCEHCKENFYMRDNAYCVNCGCDPVGSRSLQCNSQGKCQCKPGVTGDKCDRCANNYFQFGPHGCQPCGCDAQGSQDNTPACDAETGICFCKENVEGRRCNECKPGFFNLDRSNRFGCTPCFCYGHTSECQTAPGYSVVSVTSNFNKHKERWTAIDPNRRDVDIKYNQYSRSIGTTAQGNEYVYFQAPDRFLGDQRASYNRDLSFKLQLVGQVGPSTSASDVILEGAGSKVSLPIFAQGNSIPDQGVKEYKFRLHEHHDYQWQPSQSARGFLSILSNLTAIKIRATYSVQGEANLDDVELQTAHRGAAGKPATWIEQCTCPEGYLGQFCESCAPRYRHSPARGGPFMPCIPCDCHGHADICDSETGSCICQHNTQGDNCDQCAKGYYGNALGGTPNDCKRCPCPNDGACLQINGDTVICTECPVGYFGSRCEQCSDGFYGDPTGLLGAVQTCKSCDCNGNVDPNAVGNCNRTTGECLKCIHNTAGQHCDQCLPGHFGDPLALPHGKCDRCSCYAAGTEQDEKSISRCDQVTGQCQCKPNVIGRDCGECQPGYFNIRSGNGCENCLCDPVGSYNSTCDRLTGQCHCKPGVVGVRCDQCENYFFGFSVDGCKSCECDASGSQGFQCDQTGQCPCNDNVEGHRCDRCKENKYDRHRGCVDCPDCYNLVQDAANVHRDKLKNLSSTLDEIARTPVTNDEEFEGKLRAVQDKVAVLAQDARSGSGEGGQTYVEVINDLHNRLDSMRGHLESADALQKNANDEIVKARSNYTQLHDIIDDAKKQLQQALDLLNDEGAQALAKAKNKSVEFGEQSEQISDISRDARALADRLESEAQYDLKNAKDAKDAVEKAHLLAKNAIDLQQKVGVELRSEVRLELDQVKQSLGAVAQTSKEALRKANEVYDAALTLLNDVNRQTQPDIDIAKLKQEAVAANERADLLLKQINDLSDANGNIFDEFATESKLAQVVLQRADTQKKDDIELLARAKAAHERATKAVEQGDNTLKEANNTYTKLAGFQSDVQRSSEKAAQAMELVPNIEQDINHARTLINQAANALEGANKNANEAKNNAQEAQEKYAEQASKDAELIRRKANETKVAARKLRDEADQLNGRVKLTEMNIFLLEDNSTKDDNLVDDAKRKVGQAKANTQDAQKQIEKANAELSAIKDELENLKDINTADLDKLENRLSVVESDINRVNLTGRIEKYREQRNIQKKLIDKYGDELIDLENEVANIRQISEALPAGCFRRNRLEP; from the exons ATGAAGCGCAGCAGGCGGAGTCTAAGCTTAGGCTCCTCCTCAATGGCGCGTCTGCTGCTCGCTGGCATGCTGCTCTGCCACTGTGCAACGGCGGCGTGGGGCATGCAACGGCAGCCCATCAACTCAGCGGGAGGACACGAGTTGCGAGGCACGACATTCATGCCTGCTTTGGAGTGCTACGATCCCTATGGCCGACCGCAG AAATGCTTGCCGGAATTCATCAATGCTGCCTATCAACTGCAAATCGAGTCGACAAACACTTGCGGCGAGCAGGGCGACAATCACTTCTGCACGCAGATGATGAACTCGAATCTCAAGAACTGCGGCGTCTGCAG TTATGGTGATCATAGTCCCGCATTCCTTACGGATCTGCACGATCCACAGAATCCATCGTGGTGGCAGTCGGAGACCATGTTCGAGGGCATTCAGCATCCCAACCATGTCAATCTCACGCTGCATTTAC GTAAATCGTATGATATCACCTATGTGCGCATTCTTTTCCGCTCGCCGCGTCCCGAGTCCTTTACGATCTACAAACGCACCTCAGAACACGGACCCTGGATACCCTATCAGTACTACAGCGCAACCTGTCGGGACATCTACTCGCTGCCCGACTCCCGTGCCATCCGCAAAGGCGAGGGTGAGGCTCATGCTCTCTGCACGAGCGAGTACAGCGACATCTCGCCTTTGATTGATGGTGAAATTGCCTTCTCAACGCTCGAGGGTCGCCCAAGTGGCATCAACTTTGAGCGCAGTCTGGAATTGCAGGATTGGGTGACGGCCACCGACATTAGGATCACGCTGGATCGTTTGAACACCTTTGGTGATGAACTGTTTGGCGATTCGCAAGTGTTGAAATCCTACTTCTATGCCATCAGTGATATTGCAGTGGGTGCTCGTTGCAAGTGCAACGGCCACGCAAGTAAGTGTGTGGCAAGTACAGGAATGCATGGCGAACGCACCCTCGTCTGCGAGTGTCGCCACAACACCGATGGACCTGACTGTGATCGCTGCTTGCCTCTCTACAACGACGTCAAGTGGAAGAGGGCAACATCAACCGAAGTCAACGAGTGCAAAG CTTGTAACTGTAACGGCTTTGCGGACAAATGCTACTTCGATGCAAATCTGTTCAATTTGACGGGACACGGTGGTCATTGTCTGGACTGTCGCGACAATCGCGATGGACCCAACTGCGAGCACTGCAAGGAGAACTTCTATATGCGTGACAACGCTTACTGTGTGAACTGTGGATGCGATCCCGTTGGTTCCCGTTCGCTGCAGTGCAACAGCCAGGGCAAGTGTCAGTGCAAGCCTGGCGTGACTGGCGACAAGTGTGATCGCTGTGCCAACAACTACTTCCAGTTCGGACCACATGGTTGCCAACCCTGTGGTTGTGATGCCCAGGGCTCGCAGGATAATACGCCAGCTTGCGATGCAGAGACGGGAATTTGCTTCTGCAAGGAAAACGTCGAGGGCAGACGCTGCAATGA GTGCAAACCTGGCTTCTTCAATCTGGATCGCAGCAATCGCTTCGGTTGCACACCCTGCTTCTGCTATGGCCACACCTCCGAGTGTCAGACTGCTCCCGGTTACTCTGTGGTCTCTGTCACTTCAAACTTTAACAAGCACAAGGAGCGCTGGACCGCTATTGATCCGAATCGTCGCGATGTCGACATCAAGTACAATCAATACAGTCGCAGCATCGGTACCACAGCTCAAGGCAATGAATACGTCTACTTCCAGGCGCCCGATCGCTTCCTCGGCGATCAGCGTGCCTCCTACAATCGTGATCTGAGCTTCAAGCTGCAACTGGTCGGTCAGGTGGGACCCAGCACCAGTGCCAGCGATGTCATTCTCGAGGGTGCTGGTAGCAAGGTGTCGCTGCCCATCTTTGCCCAAGGCAACAGCATCCCAGATCAGGGAGTGAAGGAATACAAGTTCCGCCTCCACGAGCATCACGACTATCAATGGCAACCAAGTCAATCGGCCCGTGGTTTCCTCTCCATACTCTCCAATCTCACGGCCATCAAGATCAGGGCCACCTACTCGGTGCAGGGCGAAGCAAATCTCGATGATGTGGAGCTGCAAACGGCTCATCGCGGCGCTGCGGGCAAACCTGCCACCTGGATTGAGCAGTGTACATGCCCGGAGGGTTATTTGGGACAATTCTGCGAGTCCTGCGCTCCCCGCTATCGTCACAGTCCGGCACGTGGTGGACCTTTCATGCCTTGCATTCCCTGCGATTGTCATGGCCATGCGGACATTTGTGACTCGGAGACGGGCAGCTGCATCTGTCAGCACAACACTCAAGGCGACAACTGTGATCAGTGTGCCAAGGGCTACTATGGCAACGCCTTGGGCGGCACTCCCAACGACTGCAAGCGTTGTCCGTGCCCCAACGATGGCGCCTGTCTGCAGATCAATGGTGATACCGTCATCTGTACCGAGTGTCCGGTGGGTTACTTTGGCTCGCGTTGCGAACAGTGCAGCGATGGCTTCTATGGCGATCCAACTGGTTTGCTGGGTGCGGTTCAGACCTGCAAGAGCTGCGACTGTAATGGCAATGTGGATCCCAATGCGGTGGGCAACTGCAATCGCACCACCGGCGAGTGCCTGAAGTGTATTCATAATACCGCTGGCCAGCACTGTGATCAGTGTCTGCCTGGACATTTCGGTGATCCTTTGGCGCTGCCGCATGGCAAATGTGATCGCTGCAGTTGCTATGCTGCTGGCACCGAGCAGGACGAGAAGAGCATCTCGCGTTGCGATCAGGTCACTGGACAGTGTCAGTGCAAGCCCAATGTGATTGGACGCGACTGTGGCGAGTGTCAACCAGGTTACTTTAACATTCGCTCGGGCAATGGTTGCGAGAACTGTTTGTGCGATCCTGTGGGCAGCTATAACTCCACCTGTGATCGACTCACTGGACAGTGTCACTGCAAACCGGGTGTGGTTGGTGTGCGTTGTGATCAGTGTGAGAACTACTTCTTTGGCTTCTCCGTGGATGGCTGCAAGTCATGCGAGTGCGATGCGAGTGGCTCACAGGGGTTCCAGTGCGATCAGACGGGTCAGTGTCCATGCAACGACAATGTCGAGGGACATCGTTGCGACCGTTGCAAGGAAAACAAATACGATCGTCATCGCGGCTGCGTGGACTGTCCCGACTGCTACAATCTGGTGCAGGATGCGGCCAATGTGCATCGCGACAAGCTGAAAAATTTGAGTTCCACTCTCGACGAAATCGCTCGCACTCCTGTTACCAACGATGAAGAGTTTGAGGGCAAGCTGCGCGCTGTGCAGGATAAGGTTGCCGTTTTGGCACAGGATGCACGCTCGGGCTCGGGTGAAGGGGGACAGACCTATGTGGAGGTCATTAACGATCTGCACAATCGCCTGGACAGCATGCGTGGCCATTTAGAGAGCGCCGATGCTCTGCAGAAGAATGCCAACGATGAGATTGTCAAGGCACGCAGCAATTATACGCAACTACACGATATTATCGACGACGCCAagaagcaactgcaacaggCTTTGGATCTGCTGAACGATGAGGGAGCTCAAGCGCTGGCCAAGGCCAAGAATAAGTCCGTGGAATTTGGCGAGCAGTCCGAGCAAATCTCCGATATATCGCGTGATGCACGCGCTCTTGCCGATCGCTTGGAGTCGGAGGCACAGTACGATCTGAAGAATGCCAAGGACGCTAAGGATGCCGTAGAAAAGGCGCATCTGTTGGCCAAGAATGCCATTGATCTGCAGCAAAAGGTGGGCGTCGAATTGCGCTCCGAAGTGCGACTCGAGCTCGATCAAGTGAAGCAATCGCTGGGCGCCGTTGCTCAAACCTCCAAGGAGGCGTTGCGCAAGGCCAACGAAGTCTACGATGCGGCTCTCACGCTGCTCAACGATGTCAATCGGCAGACACAGCCGGACATTGACATCGCTAAGTTGAAGCAGGAGGCGGTTGCGGCCAACGAACGTGCCGACTTGCTGCTCAAGCAGATCAACGACTTGTCCGACGCCAATGGCAATATCTTCGACGAATTTGCTACCGAAAGCAAGCTGGCCCAAGTGGTGCTTCAACG CGCCGATACCCAAAAGAAGGACGACATTGAGCTGCTTGCGCGTGCCAAGGCAGCACATGAGCGTGCCACCAAGGCTGTGGAGCAAGGCGACAATACGCTCAAGGAGGCCAACAACACTTACACCAAGCTTGCCGGGTTCCAGTCTGATGTGCAGCGCTCTTCGGAGAAGGCAGCCCAGGCTATGGAATTGGTGCCCAACATTGAGCAGGACATTAATCATGCGCGCACTCTGATCAACCAGGCGGCCAATGCCTTGGAGGGTGCCAACAAGAACGCCAATGAGGCCAAGAACAATGCACAAGAGGCACAGGAGAAGTATGCCGAACAAGCATCCAAG GATGCAGAGTTGATTCGTCGCAAGGCCAATGAGACCAAGGTGGCAGCTCGTAAGCTGCGCGATGAGGCTGATCAGCTGAATGGTCGCGTCAAGCTGACGGAAATGAACATCTTCCTCCTGGAGGACAATTCAACCAAAGATGATAATCTGGTGGACGATGCCAAGCGCAAGGTGGGTCAAGCCAAGGCCAACACGCAGGATGCTCagaagcaaattgaaaaggcCAACGCTGAGCTGTCCGCCATCAAGGATGAGCTGGAGAACCTCAAGGATATCAACACCGCAGATTTGGATAAATTGG AGAATCGTCTGAGTGTGGTGGAGAGCGACATCAATCGCGTGAATCTAACGGGACGTATCGAAAAGTATCGAGAACAGCGCAATATACAAAAGAAACTGATCGATAAATATGGTGACGAACTGATCGATCTGGAGAACGAGGTGGCAAACATTCGCCAAATATCAGAAGCACTGCCCGCAGGTTGCTTTAGACGCAATCGTCTAGAGCCGTAG
- the LOC132790695 gene encoding serine protease 1-like gives MYALLTILAVSAVAVAADNQTALEEEELKFENIITNGCPAYEGKAPYIVGLKMGKNNENGDWLGAGTIIAHNWVLTAAHCIAEADFAEIHYGSNRAWNGQYNHKVYKPNFILHENSRFDIGLIRTPHVDFHSRVNKVNLPKISQRNEQFENSWAVACGWGGMANGQLADWLQCIDVQIISNDECRRTFGSGLLDEILCTRTTGGTSPCGGDSGGPLVTHDSPVLVGITSFGAAGPCTGGHPAGFTRVSSHIEWIRDKSGVAYY, from the coding sequence ATGTACGCGCTGCTAACGATTCTTGCTGtgtctgcagttgcagttgcagctgacAATCAGACTGCCTTGGAGGAAGAGGAGTTAAAGTTTGAGAACATTATAACCAATGGCTGTCCAGCCTACGAGGGCAAGGCACCGTACATTGTGGGTCTAAAGATGGGCAAGAATAATGAGAACGGAGACTGGCTAGGCGCTGGCACTATCATTGCACATAACTGGGTGCTGACTGCCGCCCACTGCATCGCAGAAGCTGACTTTGCGGAAATACATTACGGTTCTAATCGGGCCTGGAATGGCCAATACAATCACAAGGTCTATAAGCCCAACTTCATTCTACACGAGAATTCGCGATTTGATATCGGTCTCATACGCACTCCCCACGTTGACTTCCACTCGAGGGTGAATAAGGTTAATCTACCCAAGATAAGTCAACGCAACGAACAATTCGAGAACTCTTGGGCTGTGGCCTGTGGCTGGGGAGGAATGGCGAATGGACAACTTGCCGACTGGTTGCAGTGCATCGATGTGCAGATCATAAGCAATGACGAATGTCGTCGCACCTTTGGATCAGGCTTGCTCGATGAAATATTGTGCACAAGGACCACGGGTGGTACATCACCGTGTGGCGGTGATTCTGGTGGACCTTTGGTCACCCACGACAGTCCCGTTTTGGTTGGCATCACATCATTCGGCGCCGCTGGTCCCTGCACAGGAGGACATCCCGCAGGCTTCACACGTGTGAGCTCCCACATCGAATGGATACGAGACAAGTCTGGGGTGGCATATTACTAG